The proteins below are encoded in one region of Pontibacter deserti:
- a CDS encoding amidohydrolase family protein, with product MKKILTIAACLALGAGSAMAQETFPRNGVYDERPGLVALTNATIHTDYKTTLNNATLIIRNGKVEAVGTNVKVPAGAVVVDAKGKHIYPGFVDMFTSYGLPEVKRAQRNWGSAPQMESTKLGAYNWNQAIRPETNAVELFKADRKQAEELRKQGFGTVLAVHRDGIARGTASLVTLADKRENEVIVLDKAAGSLSFDKGSSPQDYPSSLMGSVALLRQTYLDAQWNAQNPGREQNISLKAFTDANRFPQIFEVEDKLSILRADKVGDEFKTQYIIKTNGDEYQMLKEVKATNAPLIVSVNYPDAYNVEDPYDARRVPLEAMKHWEMAPANAGILEKAGITFAFTASDLRDKKDFLPNVRKAVKYGLSEEEALKALTATPAKLLKAENLVGSLDKGKLANFIITSDNLFANDNIILENWVQGDRYKITEVPSDYRGVYTLKIGDNTTKKLKIAGTPDKPELSVIGQDTVKGKISFSGNLVTLSFTDSKKSNETIRLSGWLSDKNLQGEGQLPDASTVKWSATFSEAMTQQDKKETARKAEKVEVGQMIYPFRAYGQAELPKQETILIKNATVWTNEKEGKLENADVLIKNGKIAKVGKNLSESGAKVIDGTGKHVTPGIIDEHSHIALNGVNEGTQAVTSEVRMQDVVNSDDINIYRQLAGGVTTSQLLHGSANPVGGQSAIIKLRWGKSPQDLLVENADGFIKFALGENVKQSNRNNASERFPQSRMGVEQVYVDAFTRAKEYEQAWKNYNKLSKRQQSKTAAPRRDLELDALVEILNGKRFITCHSYVQSEINMMLKVADQMGFKINTFTHILEGYKVADKMQQHGAGGSTFSDWWAYKMEVKDAIPQNAGIMNQLGVVTAINSDDAEMARRLNQEAAKSVKYTGMSEEEALKMVTLNPAKLLHLDNRMGSLKSGKDADVVLWNNHPLSIYARPEKTFVDGVAYFDAERDAQLQQDIEKERMRLIQKMLTAKAGGAKTQAPTIKKASVMHCEDVEHSEEESYIAY from the coding sequence ATGAAGAAAATCTTAACCATTGCAGCCTGCCTGGCTTTAGGAGCTGGTAGTGCGATGGCGCAGGAGACCTTTCCGCGCAACGGGGTGTACGACGAGCGTCCGGGCCTGGTAGCCCTAACAAACGCTACAATTCACACCGACTATAAAACCACACTTAACAATGCCACCCTCATTATCCGGAACGGGAAAGTAGAAGCTGTGGGCACCAATGTAAAAGTACCTGCCGGTGCTGTGGTAGTTGATGCCAAAGGCAAGCATATCTATCCTGGCTTCGTGGATATGTTCACGAGCTATGGCTTGCCCGAAGTAAAGCGTGCCCAACGCAACTGGGGTTCTGCACCGCAAATGGAGTCTACCAAGCTGGGCGCCTACAACTGGAACCAAGCTATCAGGCCGGAAACCAATGCCGTTGAGCTTTTTAAAGCTGACAGAAAGCAGGCAGAAGAGCTACGTAAGCAGGGCTTCGGAACTGTGCTGGCCGTACACCGCGATGGCATTGCCCGTGGAACAGCCTCACTCGTAACACTGGCTGACAAGCGCGAAAATGAAGTGATTGTGCTCGATAAAGCTGCCGGTTCCTTGTCTTTTGATAAAGGCTCTTCTCCACAAGATTATCCAAGTTCATTGATGGGTTCGGTGGCATTGCTGCGCCAGACTTACCTGGATGCTCAGTGGAATGCCCAGAACCCGGGCCGTGAGCAGAATATCTCGCTTAAAGCCTTTACCGATGCCAACAGATTCCCGCAGATCTTTGAAGTTGAGGATAAGCTAAGTATACTTCGTGCTGATAAAGTAGGTGATGAGTTTAAAACGCAGTATATCATTAAAACAAACGGCGATGAGTACCAGATGCTGAAGGAAGTGAAGGCGACCAATGCACCACTTATCGTTTCTGTGAATTACCCGGATGCCTATAACGTGGAAGACCCATATGATGCACGCCGTGTACCATTGGAGGCCATGAAGCATTGGGAAATGGCACCAGCTAATGCCGGTATCTTAGAGAAAGCAGGTATAACGTTTGCCTTTACTGCATCTGACCTGAGAGATAAAAAAGACTTTTTACCAAACGTGCGCAAAGCCGTAAAGTATGGCCTGTCGGAAGAAGAGGCCTTAAAAGCGCTGACTGCTACACCAGCAAAACTTCTTAAAGCAGAAAACCTGGTAGGTAGCTTGGATAAAGGTAAGTTAGCCAACTTTATTATCACCTCCGATAATTTGTTTGCCAACGACAACATCATCCTGGAGAACTGGGTGCAGGGCGATCGTTACAAAATTACCGAAGTGCCTTCTGACTACAGAGGCGTTTATACCTTAAAGATTGGTGACAACACTACCAAGAAACTGAAAATTGCTGGTACACCTGATAAACCGGAGCTTTCTGTAATTGGCCAGGATACTGTTAAAGGTAAGATATCTTTCAGTGGTAACCTGGTAACCTTATCATTTACTGATAGCAAAAAGAGCAACGAAACGATACGTTTGAGCGGCTGGTTATCTGATAAAAACCTGCAGGGCGAAGGCCAGTTACCGGATGCCAGCACCGTAAAATGGTCGGCTACGTTCTCTGAAGCTATGACGCAGCAGGATAAAAAAGAAACTGCCAGGAAAGCTGAGAAAGTAGAAGTAGGTCAGATGATCTACCCGTTCCGTGCTTACGGCCAAGCAGAATTGCCAAAGCAGGAAACTATACTTATTAAAAATGCCACCGTCTGGACAAACGAGAAAGAAGGTAAGCTGGAAAATGCAGATGTGCTGATTAAGAATGGTAAGATCGCTAAAGTAGGTAAAAACCTGAGCGAATCTGGAGCCAAAGTAATAGACGGAACAGGCAAGCACGTAACCCCAGGTATCATTGATGAACACTCGCATATTGCGCTAAATGGTGTGAACGAAGGTACCCAGGCTGTAACTTCGGAAGTACGCATGCAGGATGTAGTAAACTCTGACGATATCAATATTTACCGCCAGTTAGCAGGTGGTGTTACTACCTCTCAGTTGCTGCACGGTTCTGCTAACCCGGTTGGTGGCCAGTCGGCCATTATTAAGCTGCGTTGGGGTAAAAGCCCGCAGGATCTGTTGGTTGAAAACGCAGATGGCTTTATCAAATTTGCACTTGGCGAGAACGTGAAACAGTCTAATCGTAACAATGCCAGCGAGCGCTTCCCGCAATCCAGAATGGGTGTGGAGCAGGTTTATGTAGATGCCTTTACACGTGCCAAAGAATACGAACAGGCCTGGAAAAACTATAACAAGCTTTCTAAAAGACAACAGTCTAAAACAGCAGCACCACGTCGCGACCTGGAGCTTGATGCACTGGTAGAGATCCTGAACGGCAAACGCTTTATCACCTGCCATTCTTATGTGCAGTCTGAGATCAACATGATGTTGAAAGTGGCTGACCAGATGGGCTTCAAGATCAACACATTCACACACATCCTGGAAGGTTATAAAGTAGCTGACAAAATGCAGCAACACGGCGCCGGTGGCTCAACATTCTCTGACTGGTGGGCTTATAAAATGGAAGTGAAAGATGCTATTCCGCAGAACGCCGGTATCATGAACCAACTGGGTGTGGTTACAGCTATCAACTCCGATGACGCTGAAATGGCTCGTCGCCTGAACCAGGAAGCTGCCAAAAGCGTGAAGTATACCGGCATGAGCGAAGAGGAAGCCCTGAAAATGGTAACCCTGAACCCTGCTAAACTGCTGCACCTTGATAACAGAATGGGTAGCCTGAAATCTGGTAAAGATGCCGACGTGGTACTTTGGAACAACCACCCGCTTTCTATTTATGCAAGACCTGAAAAAACCTTTGTTGATGGTGTAGCTTACTTTGATGCCGAGCGTGATGCACAGTTACAGCAGGATATTGAGAAAGAGCGCATGCGCCTGATCCAGAAAATGCTGACAGCCAAAGCCGGTGGTGCTAAAACACAAGCTCCAACTATAAAGAAGGCGAGCGTAATGCACTGCGAAGACGTGGAGCACAGCGAAGAGGAAAGCTACATAGCTTACTAA
- a CDS encoding amidohydrolase family protein produces MKINKRYISAFAALMLSTAAFAQVPAPAAKQSKPILLKGATLHVGNGTVVENAAVGFDNGKIIYAGPQSGANLSGYEVVDVTGQHIYPGLIHTNSSLGLNEIESVRATIDWREVGDFNPNVRSVVAYNTDSDIIPTVRANGVLMTQLAPIGGTIAGSSSVMQLDAWNWEDAVVKADEGIHLNWPAMLIPTGNKEQDDRLNRMKDGREVTLRELGQLLSDAAVFKAGKNDNENLKLSAMAGLFDGSKKLYIHTNYGKEIIESVNFVKQHGVKNIVIVGAGDALAVADFLKANNIPVIYSGVHALPSRAEEDVYHPYKMPYLLHKAGIQFALDYDLSIHGIRNLPFIAGTAAAFGLDKEQALASVSLNAAKILGVDKQVGSVEVGKDATIVVSSGDLLDMRTNNVTHAFIQGRKLDLNDKQKYLYKKFDDKYKAQKKQAPAGATTSAGK; encoded by the coding sequence ATGAAGATCAATAAAAGATATATATCCGCTTTTGCAGCTTTAATGCTGAGCACTGCTGCGTTTGCGCAGGTGCCTGCTCCGGCTGCCAAGCAAAGCAAACCAATCCTGCTGAAAGGTGCTACACTGCACGTAGGTAACGGTACGGTAGTAGAGAATGCTGCTGTAGGTTTTGATAATGGCAAAATAATTTACGCTGGTCCGCAGAGCGGTGCAAACCTGAGTGGCTACGAGGTGGTGGACGTAACGGGACAGCACATTTATCCGGGCTTAATCCATACAAATTCCAGTCTTGGCCTGAACGAGATAGAGAGCGTGCGGGCAACTATAGACTGGCGTGAAGTAGGCGATTTTAACCCGAACGTGCGCTCAGTAGTTGCCTATAACACCGATTCAGACATTATACCTACAGTGCGTGCCAACGGTGTACTGATGACGCAGCTTGCCCCGATCGGCGGAACAATTGCCGGTTCGTCGTCGGTGATGCAACTGGATGCATGGAACTGGGAAGATGCCGTGGTTAAAGCGGATGAAGGGATACACCTGAACTGGCCAGCCATGCTGATACCAACCGGTAACAAAGAGCAGGACGACCGCCTGAACCGCATGAAAGATGGCCGTGAAGTTACGTTGCGTGAGCTTGGCCAGTTACTGAGCGATGCCGCTGTGTTCAAAGCCGGTAAAAACGACAACGAGAACCTGAAGCTGAGTGCTATGGCTGGTTTGTTTGATGGTTCTAAAAAGCTATACATCCACACCAACTATGGCAAGGAGATCATCGAATCGGTAAATTTTGTGAAGCAGCATGGCGTGAAGAATATAGTTATAGTTGGCGCAGGCGATGCGTTGGCTGTAGCTGATTTCCTGAAAGCCAATAACATTCCGGTTATCTACTCTGGTGTGCATGCCCTGCCTTCCCGTGCTGAAGAAGATGTATACCATCCATACAAAATGCCTTACCTGCTGCACAAAGCGGGTATACAGTTTGCTCTGGACTATGACCTGAGCATCCATGGTATCCGTAACCTGCCGTTTATTGCCGGTACAGCTGCTGCCTTTGGCTTAGATAAGGAGCAGGCACTGGCATCTGTTTCATTAAATGCAGCTAAGATTTTAGGTGTAGATAAACAAGTAGGTTCTGTAGAAGTGGGCAAAGATGCTACCATCGTGGTATCATCTGGCGACCTGCTGGATATGCGTACCAACAATGTTACACATGCTTTCATCCAAGGCCGTAAACTGGATCTGAACGACAAGCAAAAGTATCTCTATAAGAAGTTTGATGATAAGTATAAAGCACAGAAGAAGCAGGCACCAGCTGGTGCTACAACCTCTGCAGGTAAGTAA
- a CDS encoding aspartate aminotransferase family protein: protein MSMRQLFLKHQAQTSDFPLMIEVEKAEGVYMYGANGDRYLDLISGIGVSNVGHRHPRVVKAIHEQLDKYMHLMVYGEFVQAPQAKLAEAICNTLPSHLNNVYLLNSGTEAVEGALKLAKRYTGRTELISCRNAYHGSTQGALSVNGSENFKNAFRPLLPDVRHIRYNNVPDLQDITTRTAAVIVETIQGEAGLRVPEDNYLQHLRARCTEVGALLILDEIQCGFGRTGTFWAFEQFGIEPDILLCAKGMGGGMPIGAFIAPQEIMSVFKENPILGHLTTFGGHPVSCVASLATLQTILQDDLLSGVTAKAGLFKKLLVHPRIKEIRNCGLMMAAEFESFEVLKTVIDKAILNGVLTDWFLFCDNSMRIAPPLTITEAQIHEACEIILQSIDETVGR, encoded by the coding sequence ATTTCAATGAGGCAGTTATTTTTGAAGCACCAGGCCCAGACATCAGATTTCCCGCTGATGATTGAAGTGGAGAAAGCCGAAGGTGTGTATATGTATGGAGCAAACGGCGACCGTTACCTGGACCTGATCTCGGGTATTGGAGTAAGCAATGTAGGCCACCGCCACCCGCGCGTAGTTAAAGCCATACACGAGCAATTAGATAAGTATATGCACCTGATGGTGTATGGCGAATTTGTGCAAGCACCGCAGGCAAAACTGGCCGAAGCTATCTGTAATACCCTGCCCTCCCACCTGAACAACGTGTACCTGCTTAACTCCGGAACTGAAGCCGTAGAAGGAGCATTGAAACTTGCAAAGCGCTACACAGGCCGTACTGAACTTATCTCCTGCCGCAATGCCTACCACGGCTCTACCCAGGGAGCTCTGTCTGTAAACGGCAGCGAGAACTTCAAAAATGCATTCCGGCCTTTGTTGCCCGATGTACGCCACATTAGGTACAATAACGTGCCCGACCTGCAGGACATCACCACCCGAACAGCAGCCGTTATAGTTGAGACCATACAAGGCGAAGCCGGCCTGCGTGTGCCTGAAGACAATTATCTGCAACACCTGCGTGCCCGCTGCACTGAGGTAGGTGCACTGCTTATACTTGATGAGATACAATGCGGCTTTGGCCGTACCGGCACATTCTGGGCTTTTGAGCAATTTGGTATAGAGCCGGATATTTTACTTTGTGCCAAAGGAATGGGCGGAGGCATGCCAATAGGTGCCTTTATTGCACCTCAGGAAATCATGTCTGTCTTTAAAGAGAACCCAATACTTGGGCACCTCACTACTTTCGGCGGGCACCCGGTTTCGTGTGTGGCCTCGCTGGCTACCTTGCAAACTATACTTCAGGATGACCTACTAAGCGGTGTTACTGCCAAAGCCGGGTTGTTTAAAAAACTGCTGGTGCACCCGCGCATTAAAGAGATCCGGAATTGTGGGCTGATGATGGCTGCCGAGTTTGAGTCGTTTGAAGTTTTGAAGACTGTGATCGACAAAGCTATACTTAATGGCGTTCTTACAGACTGGTTTTTGTTCTGCGACAACTCCATGCGTATTGCTCCTCCCCTAACTATAACCGAGGCCCAAATACATGAAGCCTGTGAGATTATACTTCAGTCTATTGATGAGACGGTGGGAAGGTAA